One segment of Takifugu rubripes chromosome 5, fTakRub1.2, whole genome shotgun sequence DNA contains the following:
- the LOC115249898 gene encoding immunoglobulin lambda-1 light chain-like, with protein sequence MLESLCTLITALTCVSAVTVLTQKPTVVSLSRGESVTMDCNLGTVTNSAARWYKQVPGGVPQFVLYWYHGGSYVEYGSGFSSPRFTSTHQSKSDYRLMINNLEEGDSAVYYCQTWDGSAKEVVFGPGTKLIVTSSSLPPPVLTVFPPSRAELQSNKATLVCLSRLSAPFAEVSWLLGDTSVSSGISTNTPVQQADQTFQISSHLSILTSDWDAQKVYTCKVSVGSQTAEKSIKKSECEE encoded by the exons atgctggagagcctctgcactctcatcactgctctaacat gtgtgagtgctgtgacggtgctgacacagaagcccactgttgtgtctctgagcagaggagagtcagtcaccatggactgtaacctgggaactgttACTAACAGTGCTGCTcgctggtataaacaggttccaggaggagttcctcagtttgTACTATACTGGTATCACGGCGGTAGTTATGTTGagtatggttctggtttctcatctccaagattcacttctactcatcagtcaaaATCAGATTATCGTttaatgatcaataatctggaggagggagactcagcagtctattactgtcAAACATGGGACGGCTCTGCTAAAGAG gtggtattcggaccaggaaccaagctgattgtcacca gctccagcctccctcctcctgtcctgacagtcttccctccgtccagagctgagctccagtccaacaaagccactctggtctgtctgtccagactctctgcaccttttgcagaggtgagctggttgcttggtgacacttcagtgagcagcgggatctccaccaacactcctgtccaacaagcagaccagactttccaaatcagcagccatctgtccatcctgacgtcagactgggacgcgcagaaggtttacacctgtaaagtgtctgtgggctcccagactgcagagaaaagcatcaagaagtccgagtgtgaagaatag
- the LOC115249987 gene encoding immunoglobulin lambda-1 light chain-like, translating to MLESLCTLITALTCVSAVTVLTQKPTVVSLSRGESVTMDCNLGTVNNYAASWYKQVPGGVPQYVLSWRSSWSSVTYGSGFSSPRFTSTHQSTSDYRLMINNLEEGDSAVYYCGTWDSSASEVVFGPGTKLIVTSSSLPPPVLTVFPPSRAELQSNKATLVCLSRLSAPLAEVSWLLGDTSVSSGISTSTPVQQADQTFQISSHLSILTSDWDAQKVYTCKVSVGSQTAEKSIKKSECEE from the exons atgctggagagcctctgcactctcatcactgctctaacat gtgtgagtgctgtgacggtgctgacacagaagcccactgttgtgtctctgagcagaggagagtcagtcaccatggactgtaacctgggaactgttAACAACTATGCTGCTagctggtataaacaggttccaggaggagttcctcagtatgTGCTGAGCTGGCGTagcagctggagttctgtcacatatggttctggtttctcatctccaagattcacttctactcatcagtcaacatcagattatcgtttgatgatcaataatctggaggagggagactcagcagtctattactgtGGAACATGGGACAGCTCTGCTAGCGAG gtggtattcggaccaggaaccaagctgattgtcacca gctccagcctccctcctcctgtcctgacagtcttccctccgtccagagctgagctccagtccaacaaagccactctggtctgtctgtccagactctctgcacctttagcagaggtgagctggttgcttggtgacacttcagtgagcagcgggatctccaccagcactcctgtccaacaagcagaccagactttccaaatcagcagccatctgtccatcctgacgtcagactgggacgcgcagaaggtttacacctgtaaagtgtctgtgggctcccagactgcagagaaaagcatcaagaagtccgagtgtgaagaatag